The Methanomicrobia archaeon genomic sequence CGGCTATATCTTCTGTTGCCATGTTTCAGTCCGTACACGTCAAACTACTGTAACTAACGTTCTCCATCTGTAAAATACTTGTGTGAATTTCGCATCACCCTTACTCGCTCGACTTCTCATTCTCAAAATAACCCGGTTAAACCATTAATAACGAAGAGTGCGCCCAACACGATAACAAAGAGCGCTAAAAGCAGTAATATCACTTCGTAGCGCTTGCCCACGAAGAATTTCGAGCTCTTTGAGAAGGAATAAGAGACAAAGGAATACCAGGTCAAATCAGAGAGGAAATGCCCGACGCTCACTAACGCTATTCCGGTCAGTGCGAGCCATTCAAATCCCTTTAACAAGAGCGGGTAGCCTATGGTCACCCACCAGGGGATAAAAGCGGGATTAAACGCAGTGAAGAGCACGCCGCCTACAATGGAACTGTTATACGCATACTTCACGCCGCGCAATCGTATCCCCTTATCGATACCTCCCTGTTCCAGCTCGGATCTCGCCCGCCCCGACTCTTTAATCACCACTACCGCCATCAAAATGAGTGCAATTCCGCCTAGTACGTATATCCACGATTTGTAATCGAGGAAATAGCTCGTCAACCCGAGCCCTAACACCAGTGCAACGATGAGCAGAAGTTCCACGAAGACATGTCCAAGCACGGTAAGGGGCCCTGATAACGCACCTTTCTTCAATGTATCGGACACGACGTAAGCCAGCATTGGTCCGGGTATCAATGCTCCGCTCAGACCGGTAAAAAAGCCTATTCCTATCAGCGATGCTCCGATAATAAACGGTGAAGCGATAAGATCCATTGACGCCCAAGCTCCTCGAACCTGCGAAAACTATTACTTATTTATTGTGCTCTGCTTATTAAGTATCGTGGAGAAAAGGAGGCGGGGCTCGTAGCTCAGTGGAAGAGTGCCTCCTTCGCGAGGAGGAAGCCACGGGTTCAAATCCCGTCGAGTCCATCGGTACGAGTAGAAAAAGAAGGTGATATGAATGCAAATGATGCCACAAATGGGTTATGATAGGGCAATAACAGTCTTCAGTCCGGATGGACGGTTATTTCAGGTGGAATACGCACGAGAGGCGGTGAAACGAGGCACAACCGCCATAGGAATAAAAGCACGCGATGGCGTTGCGCTCTTGGTGGACAAGAGGTTGACTTCCCGATTATTGGAAGGCGGCTCGGTGGAAAAGATTTTTCAATTGGACGACCATATTGGCGCTGCAACTTCGGGATTGGTCGCCGACGCACGAATGCTGATTGATCGAGGCCGGCTCGAAGCACAGATAAACAAAATCGTTTATGACGAACCGATCGATGTGGAGACCTTAGCGAAGAAGATATGTGATTTTAAGCAAGCGTATACGCAACTTGGCGGGCTTCGACCGTTTGGTACCGCGTTACTAATCGGCGGCGTGTATAACGGCGATAGTTATC encodes the following:
- a CDS encoding LysE family transporter, producing the protein MDLIASPFIIGASLIGIGFFTGLSGALIPGPMLAYVVSDTLKKGALSGPLTVLGHVFVELLLIVALVLGLGLTSYFLDYKSWIYVLGGIALILMAVVVIKESGRARSELEQGGIDKGIRLRGVKYAYNSSIVGGVLFTAFNPAFIPWWVTIGYPLLLKGFEWLALTGIALVSVGHFLSDLTWYSFVSYSFSKSSKFFVGKRYEVILLLLALFVIVLGALFVINGLTGLF
- the psmA gene encoding archaeal proteasome endopeptidase complex subunit alpha yields the protein MQMMPQMGYDRAITVFSPDGRLFQVEYAREAVKRGTTAIGIKARDGVALLVDKRLTSRLLEGGSVEKIFQLDDHIGAATSGLVADARMLIDRGRLEAQINKIVYDEPIDVETLAKKICDFKQAYTQLGGLRPFGTALLIGGVYNGDSYLFETDPSGALLEYKATAIGSGRSVVIELLEQDYKEDLSIEDAIVLGLEALYKVTEGKLDITTVDAGLAESAKKEFRILKADELEPYIAKVKEKAESTSKSESESESASEGKSKSEG